ATCATAAATTTACAGAAAAATCTTCCTTGGCAACACGATTTATTGGAGGCTTGGCTTATCCATACGGAAACTCGGAATTTATCCCTTTTTCTAAACAGTTTTTCTCTGGAGGAAGTAACAGTATCAGGGCTTTCCGTGCGAGAACACTAGGTCCGGGAAGTTTTGACCCGAGAACTATAAAGGAGGGAGCTTATTTTGATCAGTCGGGGGATATTAAACTGGAATTAAATGCTGAATACCGGGCTAATCTTTATAAATTTTTAAATGCAGCTGTTTTTGTTGATGCTGGAAATATCTGGCTGATCAATGATGATAAAGACAGACCGGGAGCCAAATTTTCAAAAGATTTTCTAAATGAAATTGCTGTAGGAGCCGGCGTTGGTCTGAGACTGGATTTTTCTATCCTGATTTTGAGACTGGACCTGGCAATGCCACTAAGAGTTCCCTATTATGAAAAAGGGAGCAGATGGGCTTTCGATAAAATCAATTTCGGAGACCCGAGCTGGAGAAAAGATAATCTTGTTTTAAATATTGCCATCGGATATCCTTTTTAATATGATAAAAAATGCAAAATTTTTCTGGGAAGTCTTAAAAGACACATTTACGGAATGGAACAATTCTTCTGCATCAAAAGATTCAGCAAGTCTTGCCTATTATGCCATATTTTCCATCCCGGGACTACTGATCATTATTATCTGGATCCTTGGAAATTTCTTTGGTGAAGAAGCTATCAGAGGGCAGATCAGCACACAGATCAGTGGTATTATGGGACAGGATGTTGCCAAAAGTATTGAAGAAATGCTTGCCGGTGCTTTGATTGACAAAAAGAATATTTTCATGAAAGCAGTGGGTGTTGGTTCATTGGTTTTTGGTTCAACGACTCTGTTCTTTCAGCTTCAACATTCTTTAAACGCGTTATGGGAAGTAGAAGCAGCTCCTAAAAAGGCACTTCTTAAGTTTTTGCTGGACCGGGCGAACTCTTTGGGAATGATCCTTATTCTGGGTTTTCTACTGATGATTACAATGCTCTTATCTTCGTTCATCAGTTTTTTCAATCAAATTATTACCCAATATTTTGGCTTTGAAACTTATATGCTAGTAGAGCTTGTTAATTTTGCTGTAGGCTTTGCCCTTGTTATGCTTTTGTTTGGTTTAATGTTTAAAGTACTGCCAGATCTGGTGATCACCTGGAAGTCGGTATGGAAAGGAGCTTTTCTGACCACTATATTATTTACCCTGGGGAAATTCCTGTTAAGCCTTTATTTTAATCAGATCAAACCTACTTCAGCTTTTGGTGCTGCCGGAACTGTAATTCTGATTATG
This genomic window from Chryseobacterium sp. MEBOG06 contains:
- a CDS encoding YihY/virulence factor BrkB family protein; protein product: MIKNAKFFWEVLKDTFTEWNNSSASKDSASLAYYAIFSIPGLLIIIIWILGNFFGEEAIRGQISTQISGIMGQDVAKSIEEMLAGALIDKKNIFMKAVGVGSLVFGSTTLFFQLQHSLNALWEVEAAPKKALLKFLLDRANSLGMILILGFLLMITMLLSSFISFFNQIITQYFGFETYMLVELVNFAVGFALVMLLFGLMFKVLPDLVITWKSVWKGAFLTTILFTLGKFLLSLYFNQIKPTSAFGAAGTVILIMMWINYSCMLIFFGAEFTKVYTYKKGYKVTLSKHAQWTTAKLYEDSLKQTSEEKE